ttagaaTCACAGCAAATCATCAATAAGAATTCAAAAAAGGAAGCAAACAACGTAACACAGCCAGAAAACAGGAATAATCTAGTTTAATCAAAAACaggagattaaaaaaaattgttcacTGATATTGGCTGCTTAAAAACAATACCTGCAGTTTTGCAAGCTCATCGACGAATTCCTTTGGAAACAAATCAGATCTTGTGGAGGACAGCTGTCCAAGCTTAATAAATGTCGGGCCAAGCTGTAATACTTGTTCTCTTAACCATGAAGCAGTTTTTCTCCTCCGGATTTTCTGTGAATTCAAAGGCTGCTTTAGTCCACCACAAGTCCAGTAAAACAAGATTCCTTTCATGTCAGCAATCCAAATTGATGCATCCAACATATATTTGCACAATTACTAAACGTAAATGATCATATGTTAACAATATGACTTTAAGTCAACCTTCTCATGGGATATTTCAAGGAAACAGAAGCTTGCAGTATTTTTCCTTTCCCAGCTGGATTGAAGTTATAGAATTACCGACTAAATTTCTTTTGACATTTCATATAAAATGTACCTGATTTTCCTCTGAGAATCCACCTGCATAGGCCCATTTTGCATTGTCGAATAGAACACGTATACGAAGAGAAAGCACGAAAGACCAGATATCTATACTCCTCTGCACAGAATTGTAGTTAGCTTTTGCCCAACTGAATCCCTCATCGGAGGGCAAAACCTTCAGCTCCTCTTCAAACGGATCATCTCTAGCACTCGTTTGCTTCTGGGTGTTAACTAGAGCAGACATGTTGCTGCCTTTCACCAAACTAGTCCCATTAACCCCCTGGGGAGGAGAACCGTTAATGACTGCTCTGGTCGAACCGTTGACACCAACAATTGGAGAACCGTTAATGACCGGCTTGGATCCATTCACAGCGCCATTCAGAGAACCGTTAACCGTATCCATTCTCACACGGCCACCACCCTTGTTCCTCACCAATTCGGTCGTTGGGACCATCTTTCTCAACCGGCCATTGGTACCATATTTGTCGGGTTCAGCAGACCGAGCTTCTGCTCGGAACATTGCAGATCTCTTAACCAAGGACGAGTCACTCAACGACGTCCCATACCTCGGTAGCTTCCCACTAGATATAGATGCTGAGAAGCTAAGATCAGCCACCATCATCGCCATCGGACAATCAATTCAAAAACACCCTGTTTGTATGTATGCCTTCGCATTAGCATCAATGTCACAAAACAAGTATGGGGGGCACAAAAATGTAGTGCCATTATATAACTGCAAGTACATGCTACAAGGTAGAGAAAATAACCAAGGTCCTAAATCATAAAAGCAtcttcccaaaaaaaattaactaaGGGTAGGTTCCACAAGTTCCACGTGGGTTtgagcatctccagccacaTGCTTACCAACGACCAAATTTGCAGAACTGAgcaacacaaaaataaaaatacccGTCTCCAGCCCGTGCGCCGAACCTGCAGCTTCCTCCCCGATCAGCCTCGCCGGAGctagggaggaggaggaggagaacgcCGGGTGTTGGCAAACACGTACGGTACACGGGGATTGGGTGGAACACGAAGGTAAAGTACTGCAGTACCTTCGttttccggcggcggcgatggtggaCAGAATTGATCAAGGGGGCAATCGATTTGTTCTACGGCGACGACAGCATcaacgaagaagaaaaatggttgctgctgctgctgctgctgctggccggtTTTGGTAGTTTTGGGATGAATTTGATTGGGGTAGGCGACGGAAGGAGCAAACGGGCCGGGGATTTGGATGGAGAGTCAAACGGAAATGACTGGATGCGGAGGAGTGGGAGTTTCCCAAGCAAGCAAAAGGAGTAGTTCTATAGGAAGAGAGCCAGCCAGCgagacggagggagggaggctgGTGACTTGTCTGGCTGGCaactgcttcagcttttggtatGGTCGGGAAGAGGACACCAAACCCCACCCCGTCAGTCCACAAGGAACACGGAGTACAGTGCAGAAGAGCAAAGGGACGATTTTTACGCTGTACTCACCTACCGGCTACCGCCTGGTGCCTGGTCACACATTTGCAGGTAATTCCCTCCTCTCTTTGCTGATTATTATCATGTGCAATGTTTAAAATCCCTCCACTCACCGACtgttatattattttacaaatccacgtcatttcttttggacggagggagcagtaaaTGGTTTTAGTTCTGCAGATTACTCTGAAATGGTCGTTCTATCTAGGGGTGAAACGGCAATGAATCAGTGCACAACAAGAGATAGGAAGTGCTAGCACTCGTTTAGGAAAGCTAGCAACTCCTCCGGTGTATAGTACCAGATGGAGAAGACGATGTATTGGAAGGTAGTTAAGCAAGCCAAGTGGAGGACAACACGACACGAGGAAGTCCCTGTGACAGATATTTGGAGGTGGAACAACCAAACTCTGTGACTAAAAAGAAGAGTTCCAAAAAACTGTGGCCGAAGAAGATGGAACATGACTGACTGGAGTGAAAGCGTGGGGGCCCAAAATCTGGATGATGGTCATAGCAGTTATCTTCGTACCATACCAAATTTCCTTTGGAGTTCATAAGCTTTTATCTGTGAAGATAAGCGCTGTTTTACAAGGGATTTCTGCCAAATTTTCTCACGGTTGAGATTAcaatttgatgatgatgattacCCCAATCAATGCTTGCACTTTGCGACGAGTAAACGGTTCTCTGGTGAAACATTTGATGGAACGTAGCTCACCAGGTCTGCTTCTAGGCCCTTGTGTCGAAGCCATAGCAGCCTCCCGGTGTCAATGATGTCTTTACACATGAACCCCAAAGCGCTCCTCTCCTCACCCGGTATGCCGCGGATGAGTCGCTCGGTCctggtgatctccggaccggGCTTCTCTGTTTCTCTGGACAATAAATAAAACACGCTGTTTAGAAAAAGCATAGCAACTTTTCGGTGGCACCATTCGTTGAGCTAGCCAAGGTTCCAGTCTTGCAGAAATTGAATGATGTGGAGCTTTTGCAAACTTGATCGGTTTTAGACTTCCGCTTTGATGATAAAGACCCTACCAAGATTCTGACAGAAGGCCTTCTAGAACTACAATTATTGTAATATAGAGTGATTCCTTACCTGACTTCAGAAGGTGAGTCTTCGGCCTCCAAAGAGGAATCCCGGGAGCTGTGATCACCATCCACAGCCCAACTGCTAAACCACGTCATGGCATGGAACTCTTCCTCCGTAATCCCTAGTCCTGAGACGAAAGCTTTATCTGCAAtcgcagaaaagaaaattattcTATGCCAGGCAAATCAAACAGCTTTAATATAATTTCCAAAGTATGGCAGGACTGTGTTAGCATTATCCCAAACAAAATTTTCTGCAAGGCTTGGCGAGCAGAAATTACTTGCATAATGCTTCCATTGGCACAGATGGTGGCAACAGGTGGCTAAAGCAAGGCCCCGGAAACGGTGTTTGTCGTGGACTTTCTCTTCTGTATAATTGTATTGTTCATGAAGACAACACATTATGGTCATATCTGGATAGGAAACAAAAGGTTTCTTAGATATCTTCAGCTAGTCTCACGAATTTCTTTATTGGTATATATCTGGACATGTATTTCAACTACAAGAGTCACCTGTTGCAGGTCCGCATAGATGCTTTCCAATTGCTAGATACTGAACTCCACTCAACGCCTCTACTCCATGCAGGTTGAAATCCTCAACTGCATTTATATCAATGCACAAAGTATGAGTGGATGACAGTTTTGGTCTGGAAGTGCACACAAGTACAGCACACAGATTAATGAAGAAATGCTCAGACGGAAATTCAGCACCATAAAGTGCTCGCGAGCTATTAAAATGCCCTCATGTCAACTATGCAAtaaggaaacaaaagaaatcttACTACAAATACTAATAACTAGAGAAATCTTACTATCAATTCTCAAACGCTTCAAAGTAACACCATCATTTTGTCGTAAACTTCGATCAGCCTACAAATTACAGAGAAATGGAAGATACGAAACAACAGTTAACAAGGAAATGAAAGAACTAGTCCTTTTTTTGAGCGTAAAGAACTAGTCCTGATAGAAACAAATTTAACATAACAAGTTGGTTTGGCTGCCAgaaaaattaacaaaagaaTTGGTTTTGCTCTGTAAATCATATTTCTTGTTTAGCAACATGCAAACGACGCCTCCAAATTAACTCCAAACAATCTGATATGGCCTTTTATTCAGAAAGGATAGTAACATAGTCATAAATCATAATAACTGTAAACAACCTAGACGATTGCGTACATTACAATTTCTTACACAAGTCGAGGTGCTTTAATGTTCAATGTGTGGTTGCAAAAAACTGAGTCAATGATTGTTGCTGAGAATAACATCAACATAATGCATTATTTCTACAGTTATGGTTCAGCAGACAAGCCATTACATTCAAGTCCATGCATGTCTAGACTAACAATGGCAAGTTCATTACATATTGACTCTTGACGAGGTAATTAGGCACACAAACTAAGCCTTGTATATCCAAATTTCAACACTGAAAATAAGCTACATTCGGGAAAATGGGGGCAACCAACAGAGATCATCCATGGCCATAATGTAAACCTATCCCCAAAACAAGGTAGTATGTGCACATGAACTGACCTTGAGCTTGTAAGATCGTCTCTCAACCAAGAAGATGTTCCTAATCCCATAACAGTCTGCCAGTAACTGAGTCAAATACCCCCTCCCAGCGCCAAATTCAACAACCGCTGGAGCATCATCCTCCGCCGCAACCTCCTCTGCGACATCCCCCGTGCCTCCCCTTGTCAGCAAACCAAATGTCTCCATGTTCCCAACGATGGACACCTGCTGCGCGACGTGCTTCTCCTGGTACGGCACCTTCCTATCCAATGCACCAAGAGAAATCACTCCTAAACCCTCGAAGAAACCCAGCCATTACACAATTACACACCCTCAAACCGGCAAACGCACCCACCTATCAACCTGCCCCCTCATCCACCTATCGCAGGCATCCGTGGCGGCATACGCCTCGCGCATTTCCACGGCCGCCTTCGAATGAGCCGAACGGATCTTCGCAACCAATCCCCAGAACTCCTCCTCGGAGAGCCCGTGCACCAAGGCGCGCTTGGTGGCGGAGGTGACGTCGGCGCcaccacccccgccggagTTGATGCCCTTGGAGTAGTACGGCTGCGCGGCGAGCGCGTCGGCCTGCTTCCTGAAGGGGCACTTGCCGACGTGCGCCTCCAGGTTCTCCTCGAACACCGTGCTGCGAACGAGAAGCTGGGAGTGTTAGAGCGAATCGGTGGCGCTGGAGCTGAATGGGAGTGGTGCAGGGGCTTACTGGGAGGGGTCGACGGGGCaggggacgcggcggcgcgaatcggaggaggacgccggcgCGTGGTTCCCGCAGTACCTGAGGAGTAGCAGGGGCGGCGAGCAAGGGTTAAGGCGGGGTATACGTGAGAGGTTAGCTGGAGTTGCTTACTGAGAGGACGGGAGGGGAGAGTTGGCGCAGTGGCGGCGCTTGCTGGGGAGCCAGAAGTGGCAACGgcccggaggaggaggcggcggcggaggcgcggtgCCGCCGTTCGCCGGAGGACGGCCCATCTCTGACGGCGGCGGAccggagagagagggaagacTGGAAGAGAAATGCTTGTATCAGCGTACGGCGGCGTGGAGGAAGTGAAGGAGTCCTTTGCCCGGCCCAAATACGTCCGCTCGGCCCAGTCTGTTGGGTATGGAGGTGTGAGACTGTGAGAGTCGGTCCGCGAACCTCTTGAGGCCCATCATGAGCCTCAGCCCAGCACGATTTTTAGGAAAGGCCGATTCGATTTATTTATTGACAGTCACTAAAATCCGTGATTGCATTTGGACTTGCTGTTCTTCTCACTCTCGGTTTGATCCGCCCACATTAGAAGCATTGCATGCGGAGAAGCACTTTTCCTAGCAGCCGACCTCAACGTCCAACGGATTAAAGTGGTCTCGGATTGTCATGCTGTGGTGAACGATATCAATGATGGTTCGCAGAAGGGAGCGTATGGTATGATCATAGCAGATATCTCTGATTACAAAAGAATTTCCAAGCTTGTAGTTTTAGCTTTGAGAGGCGCGAAGCTAATGACGAGGCTCATCGTCTTGCGAAGATGGCCACCTTTCTAGATGCCGGACGTTTTGTTTGGCTCCCTGCTCCTCCCGGAAATATTTGTATTCCTCTAAACTGCATAAGCTAATAAAGGTCGGATGagcttctaaaaaaaaagtttaataATCTTAGATTCTTAGAAAGATTTGCCTCAGAAGGCTAGAGAACATTACCAAGAGGCccataaataaaagaaaatgaaatactccctccgaccggtattagttgtttcaaatttatctaaatacggatgtatttatgtgtaaaaagggtttagatatatgtaatatttcgacaagtaattccgacccGAGTAGTAATAACAATCATTTCTGATGTTCAGTTCCCGTGAACGCACAATATTCATGGGTAGTAGTACAATAACTGGTGTAGTTATGAACATAAAAGGAAGCGAGGGATCAATGACATCAGAGCCCGACGGAGCGGAGCACGGCGGGGTtaacggcggtggcggcgccatcAACGACGAGGTTATGCCCACTAACGAACCCAGACTCATCAGACGCCAGGaacagcgccgcctccgccacgtCCTGGACCCTGAGCACTTTCCCCTTCAACACATTATGGGcctccgccatggcctccATCTCCTTGGGCCCCATCCCGGTGACCCCGCAGCTGAGCGGCGTGGCGACGCCGCCGGGGGACACGCAGTTGACGCGCACGCCGTGGCGACCCAGCTcgcccgccgcggcccgcACCAGGCCCAGCACGGCGTGCTTGGACGCCGTGTACGTCGCCGGCCCGTACCCGCCCTGCACGCTGGCCACGCTCGCCGTGCACACGATGGACCCGGGCCTCCCGCCGGAGACCATGGCGCGGGCCGCGTGCTTGAGGCaggccgcggcgccgcggagGTTGACGGCGAGGACGCGGTCCAGGAGGCCCAGGTCCATGTCGGTGACGGGCTGGGCCGGGTGGAGCAGCACGCCGGCGTTGCTGAGCATGATGTCCAGGTGGCCGTGCGCGGACACCGTGGATGACACCGTGGCGGCCACCTGGGCCTCGTTGGACACGTCGCAGCGGGCGTAGCTgcagcggccggcgccggcgctggagacgatggaggcggcgacgcGCTCGCCGAGCGCGTCCTGGACGTCGGCGATCACCACGGTGGCGCCGCGGGACGCGAAGAGCCGCGCCGCAGCCTCGCCGATGCCGCTCGCGCCGCCCGTCACGATCGCCACCTTGCCCGCCAGCTGCAGCACCTTCGGCTTCGACATGGCTGCCGTGCCGGCTATTCAAACTGCTTGCTTATTACTACTCCGGATGGATGTGTAGTGTAGTGCTTTGGATGCGGACGTCTGTGTATATATGGCTCGATTAGTAATCTTATATTCTTATATTATACTTGTAGACTAATTAATTCATCCAGCCGTGACAGTGTTTGTGTTTAATAATACAGGGAAGCAGACATCAATTCAGAGAAGTATTACTAGTACTAATTTCTACGCTTGAAAATTGTAATACTCCAATAGACTTTGAGTGCAGAGAGAAGAAGAGTGGCTGAGTAGCTGTCGATGGAGAGAAGGAATGGTAAAGCAAGAAGAATCTGTGGAGGCAGGAGACAGGGAAGAACAGAGGGTGATGGGGAGCATGTGGAGTGGCATGCAGCATGACCACCATGGCTGGCAGCCTGGCACTCTTTCTTCTGCGGCTTTGGCTGCCAATGCTTCCTGCCAGCAGCTTAAGACCCAGACAGCCAAACACACAGCGCTGGCATTTGTCAAACCATGTTTCCTATGATAATAGTCAAATGTCCATTGGAAGAAacacaagaagaaaagaaatctaACATGGATTTGGGGTCTGCGATCCAATGCCTGCCTGCCTCTTGCTTTATTTTAGGATTTTAAACCAGCTGTTATTAGATGAGAACTGTACACACTACTACTAGCAAttctgatttgtttttttttccttcgcaTCTAGCTAAAGCATTGTCTTTTTTGTGCagtcaaaataaaatgcaacgcGTGCTGCGCAAAACTCGCTGGAATTTCTGCGCTTGCTTCAGGGCTCGGGCTGTCCGTCCATCACGGCTGCTGCCGGTGGGCGACagatcgccgccggccggcggccagTTGAAAATAGACGGACAGAGATTgacacgcacacacacacgcggCTCAGATTCAGAGAAGAG
This is a stretch of genomic DNA from Brachypodium distachyon strain Bd21 chromosome 1, Brachypodium_distachyon_v3.0, whole genome shotgun sequence. It encodes these proteins:
- the LOC100823620 gene encoding short-chain dehydrogenase reductase 3b, translated to MSKPKVLQLAGKVAIVTGGASGIGEAAARLFASRGATVVIADVQDALGERVAASIVSSAGAGRCSYARCDVSNEAQVAATVSSTVSAHGHLDIMLSNAGVLLHPAQPVTDMDLGLLDRVLAVNLRGAAACLKHAARAMVSGGRPGSIVCTASVASVQGGYGPATYTASKHAVLGLVRAAAGELGRHGVRVNCVSPGGVATPLSCGVTGMGPKEMEAMAEAHNVLKGKVLRVQDVAEAALFLASDESGFVSGHNLVVDGAATAVNPAVLRSVGL
- the LOC100823311 gene encoding tRNA:m(4)X modification enzyme TRM13 codes for the protein MGRPPANGGTAPPPPPPPPGRCHFWLPSKRRHCANSPLPSSQYCGNHAPASSSDSRRRVPCPVDPSHTVFEENLEAHVGKCPFRKQADALAAQPYYSKGINSGGGGGADVTSATKRALVHGLSEEEFWGLVAKIRSAHSKAAVEMREAYAATDACDRWMRGQVDRKVPYQEKHVAQQVSIVGNMETFGLLTRGGTGDVAEEVAAEDDAPAVVEFGAGRGYLTQLLADCYGIRNIFLVERRSYKLKADRSLRQNDGVTLKRLRIDIEDFNLHGVEALSGVQYLAIGKHLCGPATDMTIMCCLHEQYNYTEEKVHDKHRFRGLALATCCHHLCQWKHYANKAFVSGLGITEEEFHAMTWFSSWAVDGDHSSRDSSLEAEDSPSEVRETEKPGPEITRTERLIRGIPGEERSALGFMCKDIIDTGRLLWLRHKGLEADLVSYVPSNVSPENRLLVAKCKH